In a single window of the Acipenser ruthenus chromosome 20, fAciRut3.2 maternal haplotype, whole genome shotgun sequence genome:
- the wnt4b gene encoding wingless-type MMTV integration site family, member 4b gives MRASSVASTILSVLFALLLVTPDAQATLWLSLARQPLSRGSCSELEGLSGGQVVLCQRQWGAMESVRRGAELSIEECQHQFRARRWNCSTGSGVNVFGKVVLQGTREAAFIHALSAAAVAFAVTRACSRGELEKCGCDRKVRGVSPEGFQWSGCSDNLSFGVAFSQSFVDDPERSRGLSSSRALMNLHNNEAGRKAIVHSMRVECKCHGVSGSCEVRTCWKVMPPLRRVGNVLKEKFDGATEVQLRKVGSRKVLLPRDPHFKPHSPQDLVYLSPSPDFCQLDPRGGIPGTEGRQCNATSRLAVDGCELMCCGRGFHTARAEVVERCSCKFRWCCSVQCKQCRNVLQVHTCR, from the exons ATGCGCGCCTCCAGCGTCGCGAGCACCATTCTCAGCGTTCTGTTTGCGTTGCTCCTGGTGACGCCTGATGCGCAAGCAACATTGTGGCT GTCTCTAGCGCGGCAGCCACTGTCCCGTGGCTCCTGCTCTGAGCTTGAGGGTCTGTCGGGAGGGCAGGTTGTGCTGTGCCAGCGGCAGTGGGGCGCGATGGAGTCAGTGCGTCGGGGGGCGGAGCTCTCCATCGAGGAGTGTCAGCACCAATTCAGAGCGCGCCGCTGGAACTGCTCCACGGGGTCAGGGGTCAACGTGTTCGGGAAGGTCGTGTTGCAAG GTACCCGTGAGGCTGCCTTCATCCACGCTCTCTCAGCAGCGGCGGTGGCATTCGCGGTGACTCGGGCGTGCAGCCGCGGGGAGCTGGAGAAGTGTGGCTGCGACCGCAAGGTCAGGGGGGTCAGCCCTGAag GTTTCCAGTGGTCAGGCTGCTCTGATAATCTCTCGTTTGGGGTCGCGTTCTCTCAGTCCTTCGTGGACGATCCTGAGAGGAGTCGGGGCCTGTCCTCAAGCCGGGCACTCATGAACCTGCACAACAATGAGGCAGGGCGGAag GCGATCGTGCACAGCATGCGCGTGGAGTGTAAGTGTCACGGTGTGTCGGGGTCCTGCGAGGTGCGCACGTGCTGGAAGGTGATGCCGCCGCTCCGCAGGGTGGGGAACGTGCTGAAGGAGAAGTTCGACGGGGCGACAGAGGTGCAGTTGCGCAAGGTGGGATCCCGCAAGGTGCTGCTGCCCCGGGACCCTCACTTCAAGCCACACTCACCCCAGGACCTGGTCTACCTGTCCCCCAGCCCAGACTTCTGTCAACTGGACCCACGAGGGGGGATCCCCGGCACGGAGGGGCGACAGTGCAATGCCACATCGCGGCTGGCTGTGGACGGCTGTGAGCTTATGTGCTGTGGGCGTGGTTTCCACACGGCACGTGCCGAGGTCGTGGAGCGCTGCAGCTGCAAGTTCCGCTGGTGCTGCTCGGTGCAGTGCAAGCAGTGCCGCAACGTGCTGCAGGTGCACACCTGCCGCTAA
- the LOC117425264 gene encoding cell division control protein 42 homolog → MQTIKCVVVGDGAVGKTCLLISYTTNKFPSEYVPTVFDNYAVTVMIGGEPYTLGLFDTAGQEDYDRLRPLSYPQTDVFLVCFSVVSPSSFENVREKWIPEISHHCPRTPFLLVGTQVDLRDDPNTVEKLAKNKQRPLAPETAEKLARDLRAVKYVECSALTQRGLKNVFDEAILAALEPPEIKQKRKCNLL, encoded by the exons ATGCAGACGATAAAGTGTGTTGTGGTGGGGGACGGAGCGGTAGGTAAAACCTGCCTCCTCATATCCTACACCACAAACAAGTTCCCCTCGGAATATGTGCCAACG GTGTTTGATAACTACGCGGTGACGGTGATGATTGGAGGGGAGCCCTACACCCTGGGGCTGTTTGACACTGCGG GTCAGGAGGATTATGACCGGCTGCGTCCGCTCAGCTACCCTCAGACTGACGTCTTCCTGGTCTGCTTCTCCGTCGTCTCACCCTCCTCCTTCGAGAATGTCCGAGAGAAG TGGATTCCTGAGATCTCTCATCACTGCCCCCGCACCCCCTTCCTGCTGGTGGGGACGCAGGTTGACCTTCGCGACGACCCCAACACTGTGGAGAAGCTGGCAAAGAACAAGCAGAGACCCCTCGCACCCGAGACCGCCGAGAAGCTAGCGCGGGACTTGAGGGCCGTGAAATACGTGGAGTGCTCTGCCCTCACACAG CGTGGTTTGAAGAACGTTTTCGACGAGGCGATTCTCGCAGCGCTGGAGCCTCCCGAGATCAAGCAGAAGAGAAAGTGCAACCTGTTGTGA